In Rhea pennata isolate bPtePen1 chromosome 8, bPtePen1.pri, whole genome shotgun sequence, one genomic interval encodes:
- the DNAI4 gene encoding dynein axonemal intermediate chain 4 — protein MLGPGGQARRRSAARGGWVPSASAGGVPEVGPGRRAPREAAQAVFDDQGKDVTPRPLFQPDPSSVAPKQGKLLAPSDYSGATGSGFLSSFSMQQTSGVNISLVGPFSRSYGSSTISKSYASTTESIADDIVEPGSRRDTSVSITDVQVRQEEIKEQLTKEDLDRRVDIYLTETETIWIFDMPSVVVSVESEDAGKIQERNRIYVDICKNRLGNERFVERMMQTLNGAPKSKEVQCDKIITEDKGMMVTSWDLYDSFNASEVEPTLKAEHSRATIVNSSVSLTTKECDQTASTVPDRDSTISSTMDLENAVLARTHEEEEDHSEAILKSEKFHQDLFFMERILMENVFQPKLAAYRQLPVLKEPVVTSNTSDIVIAMEEANQEKEEHEQEEQDKEEQKDIVIAPSILSNLNKAPEEAVPPSLERLWSYTCDLANGRSVSSMAWNKLNPDLLAVGYGEFDFKEQKSGLVCCWSLKNPMWPERVFQCEHGVTTLDFSMASPNLLAVGMYNGIVAIYNVQSRNNTALLDSSESSDKHIGPVWQLKWVEQDRGTTGDDKGEVLISISADGRITKWLIRKGLGCSDLMKIKRTESEKKKATGERERKSEALISRQAPGMCFDFHPKDANFYLAGTEEGLIHKCSCSYNEQFLETYRGHKGPVYKIAWNPFSTDMFLSCSADWSIILWHQDSQKPILTFSSIAAVVHDIMWSPKSVFIFVAVNESRVEIWDLSISTLDPLITRSANPKVKFTSVLFAKNTDCLLIGDNKGQVGVFELQNLDTSNSNKVGALQDIIGSALAT, from the exons ATGCTGGGCCCCGGCGGCCAGGCCCGGCGGcgcagcgccgcccgcggcgggtGGGTGCCCTCGGCCTCCGCGGGAGGGGTCCCCGAGGTGGGCCCGGGTCGCCGTGCCCCGCGGGAAGCGGCCCAAGCG GTTTTTGATGATCAAGGAAAGGATGTGACACCTCGTCCGCTCTTCCAGCCAGATCCCAGTAGTGTTGCACCCAAACAAGGCAAACTCTTAGCACCAAGTGATTACTCTGGGGCCACAGGATCtggttttctctcttctttttccatgcAACAGACATCAGGTGTGAATATTAGTTTAGTAGGTCCATTCTCAAG GTCATATGGAAGCAGCACTATTTCTAAATCATATGCATCGACAACTGAGTCCATAGCAGATGACATAGTAGAACCTGGCTCTCGACGAGATACAAGTGTTAGCATAACTG ATGTGCAGGTGAGGCAAGAGGAGATAAAAGAACAACTGACAAAAGAAGACTTGGATAGGAGGGTGGATATTTACCTTACAGAGACGGAAACTATTTGGATATTCGATATGCCATCTGTTGTGGTGTCTGTAGAGTCTGAAGATGCTGGAAAAATTCA ggaaCGGAATAGAATTTATGTTGACATTTGCAAAAATAGACTTGGTAATGAGCGCTTTGTGGAAAGAATGATGCAAACCCTTAATGGAGCCCCAAAGAGCAAGGAAGTGCAGTGTGACAAAATCATCACAGAAGATAAAG GGATGATGGTCACTTCCTGGGACTTGTATGATTCCTTTAACGCATCAGAAGTAGAACCTACATTAAAAGCAGAACATAGCAGAGCCACAATTGTGAACAGCAGCGTATCTCTTACAACTAAAGAGTGTGATCAGACTGCATCTACAGTTCCTGACAGAG ATAGCACAATTTCTTCTACAATGGAtttggaaaatgctgttctTGCCAGAACacatgaagaggaggaagaccATTCAGAGGCtatattaaaatcagaaaaatttcatcaagatttatttttcatggagAGGATTCTGATGGAGAATGTTTTTCAGCCCAAACTTGCAGCTTATCGACAACTTCCTGTCCTTAAAG AACCTGTTGTTACATCAAATACTAGTGATATAGTAATAGCCATGGAAGAAGCTAaccaggaaaaggaagaacatgAGCAGGAAGAACAGGacaaggaagagcagaaggatATCGTCATTGCCCCCTCAATTCTGTCAAATCTAAATAAAGCCCCGGAAGAAGCTGTACCTCCCAGTTTGGAACGACTGTGGTCATACACATGTGATCTAGCTAATGGCCGCAGTGTGAGCAGTATGGCTTGGAACAAACTAAACCCA GATCTTTTGGCTGTTGGTTATGGAGAGtttgattttaaagaacagaaaagtggCTTGGTTTGCTGTTGGTCACTGAAGAACCCCATG TGGCCAGAGCGCGTTTTTCAGTGTGAACATGGTGTAACTACTTTGGATTTTTCAATGGCAAGCCCTAATCTTCTAGCAGTTGGAATGTACAATGGTATTGTCGCAATCTATAACGTACAGAGTCGTAATAACACTGCACTCTTAGACAGCAG TGAGTCTTCAGATAAACATATAGGTCCTGTATGGCAACTAAAGTGGGTAGAACAGGACAGAGGCACAACAGGAGATGACAAAGGAGAGGTATTAATCTCTATCTCAGCAGATGGCCGAATAACCAAGTGGCTTATACGGAAAGGACTGGGTTGCTCTG ATCTGATGAAAATAAAGCGAAcagaaagtgagaagaaaaaagcaacaggtgagagagaaaggaaaagtgaagcTCTGATATCTCGACAGGCACCTGGAATGTGCTTTGACTTCCATCCGAAG GATGCTAATTTTTATCTTGCTGGAACAGAAGAGGGTCTTATTCACAAATGTTCTTGTTCCTACAATGAGCAGTTTCTAGAAACGTACAGAGGACATAAG GGTCCTGTGTATAAAATCGCTTGGAATCCATTCAGCACTGACATGTTTTTAAGCTGCTCTGCAGACTGGAGCATTATTTTATGGCACCAGGATTCACAGAAGCCCATTTTAACTTTCAGTTCCATTGCTGCTGTTGTTCATGACATTATGTGGTCTCCAAAATCAGTCTTCATATTTGTAGCAGTGAATGAAAGCAGAGTAGAAATCTGGGATCTTAGCATCAGCAC CTTGGATCCCTTGATCACTAGGTCTGCGAACCCAAAAGTGAAATTCACGTCTGTACTTTTTGCTAAGAACACAGACTGCCTTCTAATAGGAGACAACAAAGGACAAGTCGGTGTGTTTGAGCTGCAGAATCTGGACACTTCCAATAGTAATAAG GTTGGTGCCTTACAGGATATTATTGGTTCTGCTCTAGCTACTTAA
- the INSL5 gene encoding insulin-like peptide INSL5, giving the protein MRPAALVLALLSLLAAAGGEANPVKLCGRDFVRAVVFTCGGSRWRRHAADDGPPPDGENPLPFPRESAGPAGAPGHAGLPGHAARELARGGAAALGKREAARLLTASCCSVGCSERDISSLC; this is encoded by the exons ATGAGGCCCGCGGCGCTGGTGCTggccctcctctccctcctggccgcggcgggcggcgaggccAACCCGGTGAAGCTCTGCGGCAGGGACTTCGTCAGGGCCGTGGTGTTCACCTGCGGCGGCTCGCGCTGGAGGAGGCACGCGGCCGACGACGGCCCCCCGCCCG ACGGTGAAAATCCCCTGCCCTTCCCACGCGagagcgccggccccgcgggagcgCCCGGCCACGCGGGATTGCCCGGCCACGCGGCTCGGGAGCtggcgcgcggcggcgcggcggcgctggggaAGCGCGAAGCCGCCCGGCTGCTCACCGCCTCCTGCTGCAGCGTGGGCTGCAGCGAGCGCGACATCAGCTCCCTCTGCTAG
- the SGIP1 gene encoding SH3-containing GRB2-like protein 3-interacting protein 1 isoform X2, whose protein sequence is MMEGLKKRTRKAFGIRRKEKDTDSTGSPDRDAAKKSNGAPNGFYAEIDWDRYNSPELDEEGYSIRPEEPGSAGGKHFYSSSESEEEEEARRKFNIKIKPLQAKDVLKSAATVDELKASVGNIALSPSPVRKSPRRSPGAIKRNLSSEEIARPRRATPTPAPEPARRLPEDAAALAPLFGPPLESAFEEQKLEAPLDQPEVWGSVPPGGSRAESPKPPRPFPAGTPPPLPPKTVPATPPRAGSPGAPGTGGTRAAGEPPGEQPPSINDLDSVFGPVLPAASVAASAGEQWVHFSEPAAPAPPPPPPPEQPPGRAAAEPPAGPKDAGPGPRAPPPPPPPPTYRAVVSSPGPSGSSGAASPSGASSPARPATPLAACGTPPPPPPRPPSRPKPPPGKPAVAEAARPFSPPVRPSSPPPVAPLARAESTSSISSTNSLSAATTPTVENEQPSLVWFDRGKFYLTFEGSSRGPSPLTMGAQDTLPVAAAFTETVNAYFKGADPSKCIAKITGEMVLSFPAGITRHFANNPAPAVLTFRVLNYDRLEHVLPNPQLLCCDAAQPDASTREFWVNMPNLMAHLKKVSEQKPQATYYNVDMLKYQVSAQGIQSTPLNLAVSWRCEPASTDLRIDYKYNTEAMTTPVALNNVQFLVPVDGGVTKLQAVLPPAVWNAEQQRILWKIPDISQKSENGGVGSLLARFQLAQGPSSPAALALQFTSEGSTLSGCDIELLGAGYRFSLVKKRFAAGKYLADN, encoded by the exons GGTTGAAGAAGCGTACCAGGAAGGCGTTCGGCATACgcaggaaggagaaggacaCTGACTCCAC CGGCTCGCCGGACAGGGACGCAGCC AAGAAGAGCAACGGTGCCCCGAACGGCTTTTACGCCGAGATCGACTGGGACAGATAC AACTCGCCCGAGCTCGACGAGGAGGGATACAGCATCCGGCCCGAGGAGCCGGGAT CCGCCGGCGGGAAGCACTTCTACTCCTCCAGCGAgtccgaggaggaggaggaggcccGCAGGAAGTTCAACATCAAGATCAAGCCGCTGCAGGCCAAGGACGTCCTCAAGAGCGCGGCCACCGTGGACGAGCTGAAGGCCTCCGTGGGCAACATCGCGCTGTCGCCGTCGCCGGTG AGGAAAAGTCCG AGGCGCAGCCCG GGAGCCATCAAGAGGAATCTGTCGA GCGAGGAGAtcgcgcggccccggcgcgccaCGCCGACGCCAGCGCCCGAGCCCGCCAG GAGGCTGCCGGAGGACGCCGCGGCCCTGGCGCCGCTCTTCGGGCCCCCGCTGGAGTCGGCCTTCGAGGAGCAGAAGCTGGAAG CGCCTCTGGATCAGCCCGAGGTCTGGGGCTCGGTGccgcccggcggctcccgcgccgaGTCTCCGAAGCCGCCGCGACCCTTCCCGGCTGGAA cgccgccgccgctcccgcccaAGACGGTGCCGGCGACGCCGCCTCGCGCCGGCTcccccggggccccggggaCAG GAGGCACCCGGGCCGCCGGGGAGCCCCCCGGCGAGCAGCCGCCCTCCATCAACGACCTGGACAGCGTTTTCGGCCCGGTGCTGCCCGCCGCGTCGGTGGCCGCGAGCGCCGGAGAGCAGTGGGTGCATTTCTcggagcccgcggcgcccgccccgccgccgccgccgccgccggagcaGCCTCCCGGCCgtgccgccgccgagccgcccgccggccccaAGGACGCGGGGCCAGGCCCccgggcgcccccgccgccgcccccgccgcccacCTACCGCGCGGTGGTGTCCTCGCCGGGCcccagcggcagcagcggggcgGCCAGCCCCAGCG GTGCCTCGTCGCCCGCGCGCCCGGCCACGCCGCTGGCCGCCTGCggcacgccgccgccgccgccgccgcggcccccgtcGCGGCCCAAGCCGCCGCCCGGCAAGCCCGCCGTCGCCGAGGCG GCCCGGCCCTTCAGCCCGCCCGTCCGCCCGTCCAGCCCGCCGCCGGTCGCGCCGCTGGCCCGCGCCGAAAGCACCTCCTCCATTTCCTCCACCAACTCCCTGAGCGCGGCCACCACTCCCACCGTCG AGAATGAGCAGCCTTCCCTCGTTTGGTTTGACAGAGGAAAGTTTTATTTGACTTTCGAAG GCTCGTCGCGGGGCCCCAGCCCGCTCACCATGGGGGCGCAGGACACGCTGCCCGTCGCCGCCGCCTTCACCGAGACCGTCAACGCCTACTTCAAGGGCGCCGACCCCAGCAA GTGCATCGCCAAGATCACCGGCGAGATGGTGCTCTCCTTCCCGGCGGGCATCACCCGGCACTTCGCCAACAACCCGGCGCCGGCCGTCCTCACCTTCCGCGTGCTCAACTACGACCGCCTGGAGCACGTCCTGCCCAACccccagctcctctgctg CGACGCCGCGCAGCCGGACGCCAGCACGAGGGAGTTCTGGGTCAACATGCCCAACCTGATGGCCCACCTAAAGAAGGTATCGGAGCAGAAACCCCAGGCGACGTATTACAATGTGGATATGCTCAAGTACCAG GTGTCTGCCCAGGGTATTCAGTCTACTCCATTAAACCTTGCAGTGAGCTGGCGCTGTGAACCTGCAAGCACTGACCTCCGCATTGACTACAAATACAATACAGAGGCAATGACTACGCCCGTAGCTCTCAACAACGTGCAGTTCCTCGTCCCCGTCGACGGAGGGGTCACCAAGCTCCAAGCCGTGCTCCCGCCCGCTGTTTG GAACGCGGAGCAGCAGCGGATACTGTGGAAGATCCCCGACATCTCCCAGAAGTCGGAGAACGGAG GCGTGGGCTCGCTGCTGGCCCGCTTCCAGCTGGCGCAGGGCCCCAGCTCGCCGGCCGCCCTGGCGCTGCAGTTCACCAGCGAGGGCAGCACCCTCTCGGGCTGCGACATCGAGCTCCTCGGCGCCGGCTACCGCTTCTCCCTCGTCAAGAAGAGGTTCGCGGCGG GGAAGTACTTGGCCGATAACTag
- the SGIP1 gene encoding SH3-containing GRB2-like protein 3-interacting protein 1 isoform X3, which yields MMEGLKKRTRKAFGIRRKEKDTDSTGSPDRDAAKKSNGAPNGFYAEIDWDRYNSPELDEEGYSIRPEEPGSAGGKHFYSSSESEEEEEARRKFNIKIKPLQAKDVLKSAATVDELKASVGNIALSPSPVRKSPRRSPGAIKRNLSSEEIARPRRATPTPAPEPARRLPEDAAALAPLFGPPLESAFEEQKLEAPLDQPEVWGSVPPGGSRAESPKPPRPFPAGTPPPLPPKTVPATPPRAGSPGAPGTGGTRAAGEPPGEQPPSINDLDSVFGPVLPAASVAASAGEQWVHFSEPAAPAPPPPPPPEQPPGRAAAEPPAGPKDAGPGPRAPPPPPPPPTYRAVVSSPGPSGSSGAASPSGASSPARPATPLAACGTPPPPPPRPPSRPKPPPGKPAVAEAARPFSPPVRPSSPPPVAPLARAESTSSISSTNSLSAATTPTVGSSRGPSPLTMGAQDTLPVAAAFTETVNAYFKGADPSKCIAKITGEMVLSFPAGITRHFANNPAPAVLTFRVLNYDRLEHVLPNPQLLCCDAAQPDASTREFWVNMPNLMAHLKKVSEQKPQATYYNVDMLKYQVSAQGIQSTPLNLAVSWRCEPASTDLRIDYKYNTEAMTTPVALNNVQFLVPVDGGVTKLQAVLPPAVWNAEQQRILWKIPDISQKSENGGVGSLLARFQLAQGPSSPAALALQFTSEGSTLSGCDIELLGAGYRFSLVKKRFAAGKYLADN from the exons GGTTGAAGAAGCGTACCAGGAAGGCGTTCGGCATACgcaggaaggagaaggacaCTGACTCCAC CGGCTCGCCGGACAGGGACGCAGCC AAGAAGAGCAACGGTGCCCCGAACGGCTTTTACGCCGAGATCGACTGGGACAGATAC AACTCGCCCGAGCTCGACGAGGAGGGATACAGCATCCGGCCCGAGGAGCCGGGAT CCGCCGGCGGGAAGCACTTCTACTCCTCCAGCGAgtccgaggaggaggaggaggcccGCAGGAAGTTCAACATCAAGATCAAGCCGCTGCAGGCCAAGGACGTCCTCAAGAGCGCGGCCACCGTGGACGAGCTGAAGGCCTCCGTGGGCAACATCGCGCTGTCGCCGTCGCCGGTG AGGAAAAGTCCG AGGCGCAGCCCG GGAGCCATCAAGAGGAATCTGTCGA GCGAGGAGAtcgcgcggccccggcgcgccaCGCCGACGCCAGCGCCCGAGCCCGCCAG GAGGCTGCCGGAGGACGCCGCGGCCCTGGCGCCGCTCTTCGGGCCCCCGCTGGAGTCGGCCTTCGAGGAGCAGAAGCTGGAAG CGCCTCTGGATCAGCCCGAGGTCTGGGGCTCGGTGccgcccggcggctcccgcgccgaGTCTCCGAAGCCGCCGCGACCCTTCCCGGCTGGAA cgccgccgccgctcccgcccaAGACGGTGCCGGCGACGCCGCCTCGCGCCGGCTcccccggggccccggggaCAG GAGGCACCCGGGCCGCCGGGGAGCCCCCCGGCGAGCAGCCGCCCTCCATCAACGACCTGGACAGCGTTTTCGGCCCGGTGCTGCCCGCCGCGTCGGTGGCCGCGAGCGCCGGAGAGCAGTGGGTGCATTTCTcggagcccgcggcgcccgccccgccgccgccgccgccgccggagcaGCCTCCCGGCCgtgccgccgccgagccgcccgccggccccaAGGACGCGGGGCCAGGCCCccgggcgcccccgccgccgcccccgccgcccacCTACCGCGCGGTGGTGTCCTCGCCGGGCcccagcggcagcagcggggcgGCCAGCCCCAGCG GTGCCTCGTCGCCCGCGCGCCCGGCCACGCCGCTGGCCGCCTGCggcacgccgccgccgccgccgccgcggcccccgtcGCGGCCCAAGCCGCCGCCCGGCAAGCCCGCCGTCGCCGAGGCG GCCCGGCCCTTCAGCCCGCCCGTCCGCCCGTCCAGCCCGCCGCCGGTCGCGCCGCTGGCCCGCGCCGAAAGCACCTCCTCCATTTCCTCCACCAACTCCCTGAGCGCGGCCACCACTCCCACCGTCG GCTCGTCGCGGGGCCCCAGCCCGCTCACCATGGGGGCGCAGGACACGCTGCCCGTCGCCGCCGCCTTCACCGAGACCGTCAACGCCTACTTCAAGGGCGCCGACCCCAGCAA GTGCATCGCCAAGATCACCGGCGAGATGGTGCTCTCCTTCCCGGCGGGCATCACCCGGCACTTCGCCAACAACCCGGCGCCGGCCGTCCTCACCTTCCGCGTGCTCAACTACGACCGCCTGGAGCACGTCCTGCCCAACccccagctcctctgctg CGACGCCGCGCAGCCGGACGCCAGCACGAGGGAGTTCTGGGTCAACATGCCCAACCTGATGGCCCACCTAAAGAAGGTATCGGAGCAGAAACCCCAGGCGACGTATTACAATGTGGATATGCTCAAGTACCAG GTGTCTGCCCAGGGTATTCAGTCTACTCCATTAAACCTTGCAGTGAGCTGGCGCTGTGAACCTGCAAGCACTGACCTCCGCATTGACTACAAATACAATACAGAGGCAATGACTACGCCCGTAGCTCTCAACAACGTGCAGTTCCTCGTCCCCGTCGACGGAGGGGTCACCAAGCTCCAAGCCGTGCTCCCGCCCGCTGTTTG GAACGCGGAGCAGCAGCGGATACTGTGGAAGATCCCCGACATCTCCCAGAAGTCGGAGAACGGAG GCGTGGGCTCGCTGCTGGCCCGCTTCCAGCTGGCGCAGGGCCCCAGCTCGCCGGCCGCCCTGGCGCTGCAGTTCACCAGCGAGGGCAGCACCCTCTCGGGCTGCGACATCGAGCTCCTCGGCGCCGGCTACCGCTTCTCCCTCGTCAAGAAGAGGTTCGCGGCGG GGAAGTACTTGGCCGATAACTag
- the SGIP1 gene encoding SH3-containing GRB2-like protein 3-interacting protein 1 isoform X1: MHAYARTCAQMHMYACVCTHMHAYARTCMHMHAHVCMRMHAYACTCTCMHAHARTCTRARTCTRLHFPPRGQLGEVHPQRAAEALGAAGCRGDRDAPRRLRGAPRPGRARGQPAARRRRRGGPRAPARAALTRCLCSLPRRRPQRRSPGAIKRNLSSEEIARPRRATPTPAPEPARRLPEDAAALAPLFGPPLESAFEEQKLEAPLDQPEVWGSVPPGGSRAESPKPPRPFPAGTPPPLPPKTVPATPPRAGSPGAPGTGGTRAAGEPPGEQPPSINDLDSVFGPVLPAASVAASAGEQWVHFSEPAAPAPPPPPPPEQPPGRAAAEPPAGPKDAGPGPRAPPPPPPPPTYRAVVSSPGPSGSSGAASPSGSSRGPSPLTMGAQDTLPVAAAFTETVNAYFKGADPSKCIAKITGEMVLSFPAGITRHFANNPAPAVLTFRVLNYDRLEHVLPNPQLLCCDAAQPDASTREFWVNMPNLMAHLKKVSEQKPQATYYNVDMLKYQVSAQGIQSTPLNLAVSWRCEPASTDLRIDYKYNTEAMTTPVALNNVQFLVPVDGGVTKLQAVLPPAVWNAEQQRILWKIPDISQKSENGGVGSLLARFQLAQGPSSPAALALQFTSEGSTLSGCDIELLGAGYRFSLVKKRFAAGKYLADN; this comes from the exons ATGCACGCGTATGCACGCACATGCGCACAGATGCACATGTATGCATGCGTATGCACGCACATGCACGCGTATGCACGCACATGCATGCATATGCACGCACATGTATGCATGCGTATGCACGCgtatgcatgcacatgcacgtGTATGCACGCACATGCACGCACATGCACGCGTGCACGCACATGCACGCGCCTGCACTTCCCGCCCCGAGGCCAGCTCGGGGAGGTCCATCCCCAACGCGCTGCAGAGGCGCTGGGCGCCGCGGGATGCCGCGGGGACAGGGACGCTCCTCGGCGcctccgcggcgccccgcgcccagGCAGAGCTCGGGGGCAGCctgcggcccggcggcggcggcgaggagggccccgggccccggcgcgcgccgcgcTCACTCGctgtctctgctctctcccccgccgccggccgcagAGGCGCAGCCCG GGAGCCATCAAGAGGAATCTGTCGA GCGAGGAGAtcgcgcggccccggcgcgccaCGCCGACGCCAGCGCCCGAGCCCGCCAG GAGGCTGCCGGAGGACGCCGCGGCCCTGGCGCCGCTCTTCGGGCCCCCGCTGGAGTCGGCCTTCGAGGAGCAGAAGCTGGAAG CGCCTCTGGATCAGCCCGAGGTCTGGGGCTCGGTGccgcccggcggctcccgcgccgaGTCTCCGAAGCCGCCGCGACCCTTCCCGGCTGGAA cgccgccgccgctcccgcccaAGACGGTGCCGGCGACGCCGCCTCGCGCCGGCTcccccggggccccggggaCAG GAGGCACCCGGGCCGCCGGGGAGCCCCCCGGCGAGCAGCCGCCCTCCATCAACGACCTGGACAGCGTTTTCGGCCCGGTGCTGCCCGCCGCGTCGGTGGCCGCGAGCGCCGGAGAGCAGTGGGTGCATTTCTcggagcccgcggcgcccgccccgccgccgccgccgccgccggagcaGCCTCCCGGCCgtgccgccgccgagccgcccgccggccccaAGGACGCGGGGCCAGGCCCccgggcgcccccgccgccgcccccgccgcccacCTACCGCGCGGTGGTGTCCTCGCCGGGCcccagcggcagcagcggggcgGCCAGCCCCAGCG GCTCGTCGCGGGGCCCCAGCCCGCTCACCATGGGGGCGCAGGACACGCTGCCCGTCGCCGCCGCCTTCACCGAGACCGTCAACGCCTACTTCAAGGGCGCCGACCCCAGCAA GTGCATCGCCAAGATCACCGGCGAGATGGTGCTCTCCTTCCCGGCGGGCATCACCCGGCACTTCGCCAACAACCCGGCGCCGGCCGTCCTCACCTTCCGCGTGCTCAACTACGACCGCCTGGAGCACGTCCTGCCCAACccccagctcctctgctg CGACGCCGCGCAGCCGGACGCCAGCACGAGGGAGTTCTGGGTCAACATGCCCAACCTGATGGCCCACCTAAAGAAGGTATCGGAGCAGAAACCCCAGGCGACGTATTACAATGTGGATATGCTCAAGTACCAG GTGTCTGCCCAGGGTATTCAGTCTACTCCATTAAACCTTGCAGTGAGCTGGCGCTGTGAACCTGCAAGCACTGACCTCCGCATTGACTACAAATACAATACAGAGGCAATGACTACGCCCGTAGCTCTCAACAACGTGCAGTTCCTCGTCCCCGTCGACGGAGGGGTCACCAAGCTCCAAGCCGTGCTCCCGCCCGCTGTTTG GAACGCGGAGCAGCAGCGGATACTGTGGAAGATCCCCGACATCTCCCAGAAGTCGGAGAACGGAG GCGTGGGCTCGCTGCTGGCCCGCTTCCAGCTGGCGCAGGGCCCCAGCTCGCCGGCCGCCCTGGCGCTGCAGTTCACCAGCGAGGGCAGCACCCTCTCGGGCTGCGACATCGAGCTCCTCGGCGCCGGCTACCGCTTCTCCCTCGTCAAGAAGAGGTTCGCGGCGG GGAAGTACTTGGCCGATAACTag